In Bos indicus x Bos taurus breed Angus x Brahman F1 hybrid chromosome 23, Bos_hybrid_MaternalHap_v2.0, whole genome shotgun sequence, the genomic window GAATAACCAGTTAAGTATTGTTGGGAGTTTATACAAATACTTTCTCAATTGTATAGAAGAGGTTAAGTGAGACAAATAATAGTAAAGTAACTCACCTGCTTTGAACTGTTCCTTCCTCCagtctaaaaaggaaaaacaaaattcagatGGAAGAATATGCCAAGTTCATGTCCTCTGAACTAGTGAGAAGCTTCTCCCTTTATCCCCTTGTGTCTTTTTGGACTCCTAGATTCAAAATAAAATCTCCCGAGGATAGCTCCTACCTGAAAAATGCTCTGAAAATGCCTCACGAAGTACCTGAAGTACCCGAAGTACCTGAAGCCCCAAGACAATATCAGTTACTCACCAGCATATAACTCAGCTTTTCTCCAGtctgaaataaaacaaaggcATTAGAGTCTCCCATTTATAGCAATGTCACTTCAGAAAGTGAAAATCTGAGGGTTTACCATAGTACAGTATATTGTGTTCATGATCTCAATGACAATTCTGATGTACTTATCTTCTTTTACATCTCCagttttatttctcacatttttcaCATTCTACATCTATGATAAAATACgcaggttcattttttttttttagttggggagaaagaaaaggtaGGCTTAAGTTTTGAGAATATATTGGAAAGCCTAAAATTTTGTGTGCTGCCTTGATACTCTTGAGCTTTACAGGGTTCCAAATGCCTAACTGTGAGTTCTCCTGctctagctcagatggtaaagaatctgcctacagtgcaggaaacccaggtttgattcctggatcagaaagatcctctggagaaggaaatggcaaccaactccagcattcttgcctgggaaatcccgtggacagaggagcatggctggctacagtccatgggatcacagagtcagacacaacttagcgactaaacaagaaatgacaacctgctctcAGTAGACAGGTCCTCTAGCCATCAGGAAAGTCTCCCCTCTCAGCTAATTTCCCTGTTGGCCAAAACAGCTGAACCCCACCTGATCTTCAACCTAATGAATTTTACCTCACTGTCAGCCTGCACAATTAATCAAACAAGCCAATTACATACTTCCACAGAAACAGGATCACCTCATCCTCTTGTGACTACAAAACCTGCCTCCCACAGACCTTGCTGTACTCGTTCCGCTCTCAACTGCGACCTCCAGGTGCTCCGGCATGGCACATGGTGTCTTTCTCTCCCAGGATGCGAATATATATGTGAGGATATACGTGCTTAAAAACCTGCTGTTATTTGTCCAGTGTTGGATATCATGTGGTTGACCATTTTATACTGTTTAGGGAAGCAGGTCCCTCTCTCACTAACAAGGTAAATAGAAGGCAACCAGAAGAAAAGGGTCGACGAGAGGGTTTCCCCAACTGTAACAACAGTATAACTCACCTTGCTGATATAACTCTTTCCTTCTGGCTGAAAAGGAATAATAGTCTGTGAGATGCCAGACATACAGCATACAGTAAGGACTCTATCTCCTACTTTAGAGCAATGAAGATGGAAAACTTACCAAGCTCTCTCTTAAATgattctaaaaaggaaaaaaaaatgggtttaacagaaaatattttttagactATGTTATTAAGCCCAGATTCTAAATGCTACTTCCATGTatctagaacaaaaaaaatcctttgaGAATTATCATTatgaccattaaaaaaataagctctATCTATGCCTATACCAGTgatctttccttctccaatggactcaattataatatttttttcctcaggaaGTTCTTGAGCTCCATGTTTTGTTGGAGGTCTTGGGGCTCTGACTCATTCTTACACATATCTCTGCATTCCCCAAGGATGCCATCCACGTGCACAGCCATGCTAACAGATATATAAAGTCACACATCCCCACCAAGTCTGATGCCCAGTTTTACCTTTAGAtgtactttctttcttcttttcttcctcgaCTTTTGATAGCTTCTTCTTCCCCTGTCGTTCTTTCCAGGCCAAATATACAATAGCACCAGCTGAAACCCCAAGTATCACCAAAGTCACAGCAAATGCTGCCTTCCAAGGAGAGGGCCTAGGGAAGAAGGATTCTGACACAGGATCCCCAAAACCTGGTTAAAAACATACACCAAGCAAGCCTATCCCATCCCATGTGCTAAATATCGCttccttgtgtgtgtgagtgtgtttagacactcagtcatgtctgactctttgcaaccctatggtctggagccccgaggctcctctgtccatgggatttctcaggcaagaatactagagtgggttgccatttcctccctccagggaatcttcccaatccagggatcaaacacacatctcccgTGTCTCCGATTTGCAGgtgattttttacccactgaaccatcagggaagcccatatccctTCCTTACTCCTCTTCTATCTCCCAAATGAGCAGCACGGACCTGGGATAAAAATGGTTTCCGCTTGCTCTTGTCCAAAGAAGGGGTTCTTCATGGAACAGGACATTTGTGTCGTTGAGCTGTCTCTCACAATGAGGGATGCCTCAATCTGAAACAAGCCATCATCATCTTGTGTCTCGTCCTCAGAGACAGATGGGATCTTCTTTCCCTTCACATCTTCCCATTGTACTTCAGGCTGGGGAAACCATCCCTTGCCTGTGCACTTCAACCTTATTCCTCCATCTTCTGGACCCACCAAGAAAACACGAGGACCAGAACCTATACCTGGAGAGGAGAGTCATTCATCTGAGACTTGGAGAGTTTTTGTCCAGATGTCCCTCATATTTCACAGCTACACCAGTGGAGAAAGATGGACAAAGCACTATAGTTCTCAGTGGATGGAAGGgggttcttttcttttcccatgaGATCAATGGTTATCTGAAGCTTAAAAGGTAAAAGAGCATTGAAGCTGATTCTGGGACTTATACCAATGTCTGTCATATCTCCTCTATACAAGCATATCTGCAATTGGCCATAGAAGGATAATAGGGAAGGAGCAGAGTAAGATCCATTGATGttaaattctttcagaaaaagaTTACTGTATCTATATCACATGTCTATTTCATCTGCTGCTTAAATTGAGACTTCTCATAGTCACTTCCttaaataatttcctttcctttctttcttcctctgagtAAGGCTTACCTAAAAGATGAAGTTAACAAGGTAAAGTGAGTCCATGAAAGAGTCAAGATGTTTTAACTTTTCCATTCTcagtcctttcttttctttccactcctcctcctcttcttcagtTCTGCATGGGCAGGGTCTACTAGTAGGTTCACATAACCAACACCCGTGTTAAAATATAACACTACCAGAATACTAGATGAATCCACCATGTCTTTGATAATGATGACTGTCCTGACTTCTAAgactatgtattatttttctttataaaacttgATATCATAAAATATGGCTCCACCATGGCTGGCTCAGTCCTATTCAACAAACTGCTTCTAAAAGATTGGACCTGTCTTCATACCCAGAAGTCAATAAACTAACAGGAAAGGTACTGAAAAATGCTGTCATTTGCATGAGGTTACTTCTGTAACTATGAAAGCTTTGACCTCTTACTGGGCGGATATTAAAGTGAGATCCCAGTAACACGGCTCAGGAGAGTTTGTCACCCTTTCCTTCAAGACCTAATGGATTAGACTTTTCCACTAAAGTTATAGACAAAGAAGAGGATAAAATGCGTGTATAGATAGTTTGACAAGTAGTATTAAATGAGAGTATTAATTTAAGGTAAACCTAACATAttcaaagaatgagaaaaactttACAACCAGAAAGACACTATGTTTGTCTTGGCAGAGAGTATAAAGCtttagagatggaaataccaaagaAATAGACAGATAAATCATTATAACCAGATAGAAAATTTAGACTTACACTAGTTACCCATAAGAAGTTTATGGGAAGCAATGTACTGTACATCTGGATGGAGATTTCATACACTGTTCACTATTGGTATGGAGATAAGTGAATAGATAcattacaaaaaaatattttgaacttatCATGAAATTTTATATCAAAAATATCTTTCTACAGATGtgagatctaaatgtaaaagcaaaacaaacaaaaaagagagagatgaactACTACAACTACATTCAATGAGCTAGATAGGAAGATCTCAAACATAATggtgaacaaaaaacaaaacaaccacaacaaaGCAGACATAAAAGAGTCCatgtatatgaaattaaaaaaacaagcacGACGAAGCAGCCTCTCAATCTACTCTGTCAAACCCTCATTTCCTCCAAACAGTGCTAGCGGGACTGGACCACTAACATTTCCAGTTAAGCCTCTGTCCTTCACAGTAGCCAGCTGGGATTCTCATCTCTGGGAGTAATGGTACATTTTGCTAATCACGGTGCTTTACCTCAAAATATGTGAGGAGAGACATAGAGGGaagtaaatgatatatttttatgataGATATTTAtggaaatcatttatttttaaagtacatcttaataaatgcataaatagaTTAAGATGACTTGAGGTTTAAATTCAGTGCCTAGGATGTTGACACCTCCAAGGATACCTACTTGTTGCCTTTTGTTCACCATCCTCCTCCCCTAATCACATACAGAACACTTACATTTCCCTTACAGTGATCTGTATTTTCTGATAATTACTCACCTATCACCTTTAGCTCCAAAACGGCTTCTTCGAAAtcagttccttttttaaaaaagcacttgtACATTCCATTGTCTGAGACCCGGAGGCTGTGGATTCTCACAGCTACTCTTCCCTCGGTGATGTAGTCTTTCACCAACTCGGCTCTCCCTTTGAAATCTACTAGTTGTTCTCCCACCTGCTCCATTCCATTCTGATACACAAAGACAGCCTCTGAGAACTGATTGCGAAACCACCGGATCTCCATATTCTCCACATTCATGGCTGGGTACACACGGCAGGGCAGCACTGTGTCTGCACCCAGCATGGCCACGATGGGTTCTGAGGGGCCAGTCACTGAAAAGGAATCTGTGGAATGGAGTCACAAGTGAAAAGAATATTGCAATACCCTGCCTGTGCCTTTTAGAGCACAGCATCATCGCAGGTCCCAGAGACCCATGGGCATTCTCTCTCTCATTAACACAGCAATAATTTGTCACACATATTCAGGCTGAAGATGGCAGTGAACAAGACAAGGAAGATTTCCACCCTTGTGGAGCTCACAGTCAACAGAGCGATTGTGTATtaaacagattatttttaaattgcaatgGTAGTAATGGAGGAAGGTGAAGGAGTGCTGGAAAATCATGAAGCTAGAGTTTTGGCAGATCTTGGGCATCAGAAATGCGTTCCTCCAGAAATTGAGATCCAAATGAATTAGAAGGCAACAGAAAAGAAATTCTACCTGGTCCTAATCTCTAAAATAATAGTGATTTATCTGCCCTTATGTATGGGCAAATGCATTATTGTATCAAAGTAAAAGATTTGGAATTAACCTAGGTCTATAGAAGACACAGCAGAGTGGTTTAATGATTCTACTCAGAGGGTAAGAGAATCCAGGTATATAAAATATTCTCACCTGAGCCCCTCATGGACATCTGGAAAAGCAGGATCAGAAAGAGGTCTCTTAGCAGAGAGAAGACCGGGGAGCACACCATCTTCTCCAGAGTAGAGAACAGTATAACATTGACGGGGTCCTGAAAATAGCTGGAGTAAAGATAAAAATGGGACCCACGAGGTAAAAAAGATTACAGCTAAGTGGTTCACAGGACTTCTAAGAAATGGCCTCCTGAAACCCTAGTGTCTCTCTcagggaccatcagggaagcctttgacGTTCACAAAAGAGGGCCTTTTGTTTCCCCTTTTCCCAGAAAACAGTCTTTACTTCAACTGCCATGCTCTGATGTGATAAATCTGACCACAGTCTCTCTAAACCCCTCTGAAGAAGAATCAGAGGGGTTTAGAGAGatggaaagacagagaaaaagcagTGAGCAACCACTGAGAGAGATGGCTTGAGCATAAACATTGCTCTGGCCTCGACAGATTTTCTCACCATACATTCCTATATGATGAAAGAGCAGATACAACTTGGCTTGTCCCCTGTCTACCCCCAGGGTCTTTGACCAGATTCTCTCACTTCCCTCCCTCTCGCCCATCACCAAGAAAATGTACTACTCACACAGACTGTTCACGTCTTCTAAGTTCTTCTTAGGGGGATGAAGGCATCCTGGAAGTTCTCACTGACGCTGCCACAGGCACCAGGAATCCATGCTCTTTGTCGTCCCTCCAGGTGCCCCTCTGTGGGCTGCCTGCAGGTGTGTCCTGTGATACTTGCTCCAAGATGCCAGGGGAAGACCAGACGTTAGAAACCTTGGGGTCCTGAAGGAagccttaggttttttttttttaaggtttcagagaactagaagaaAGATGGCCCCTGCTCAGGAAATTCTCAGCAGTGCGATTCTCCTCTATCTTGCCAACATATTCAAAACTGAAAGCCAAATAAGATAAGAAAAGAGAACTTTGACCTTGCATGAAATAAATCCATCTAATAATTGCACACTTCCAAGGAAAGGGTCAAAATCcagagatttctttttctctaagagtGTATTtatccaggctgctgctgctgctgctgctgcaagtcgcttcagtcgtgtccgactctgtatgaccccatagacggcagcccatcaggctcccccgtctctgggattctccaggcaagaacactggagtgggttgccatttccttctctgatgcatgaaagtgaaaagtgaaagtgaagtcattcagtcgtgtccaactcttagcgaccccagggactgcagcctaccaggctcctccatccatgggattttccaggcaagagtactggagtggggtgccattgccttcaaaaCATAAATATTAGAACTTGACTGGCTGAGTTAAAATCTTGGTAAGGTCACATACAAGATCATGGTTTTGATCAAGTTACATAAGCtttctgtgtgcctcagttttctcatctgaaaatgggtttaataatagtacctaccctAAGCTGTCATGAGGATTAcatgaattaatatatgtaaaccACTTAGAAGAGGATCAGTAACTTTTACGTTCTGCTGTGTGGCTACATAATTGATTTGTGTTTTGAAGATCCTTCAAATCCTACAAGTTTTAGAATAATTGCCTTTCTTGCCTAGAATGACAGACATTCTGAGTTAGagtctgaaaaaaatttaaaaactctaaaTTACATTTTTGATATTCTGGATATAAGATTGAACATCTCTGTATGGATTGTAAGAGATATAGTAACACGAAATAAACAAGTATAAACcagacatggggcttccctgatagctcagctggtaaagaatctgcctgcaatgcaggggacctgggttcgacccctgggttgggaagagcccctggagaagagaaaggctacccactccattattctggttTGAAGAATTTCGTGGACTCTCTAGTCCATatgttcacaaagagtcagacaccactgagcgaatttcactttccctttcacaaACCAGACATAGCCTAACAAAGTTTTAAATATggcaatattaattttaaaataaaaataaagttcagagAGAAATCATTCGGAGAAATGAGATGACCCCTTCAAAGAGTGACATTCATCATGAGCACATAACTTCCAAGGACTGCATGGTGCTAACAGC contains:
- the LOC113881532 gene encoding butyrophilin subfamily 1 member A1-like, with the translated sequence MVCSPVFSLLRDLFLILLFQMSMRGSDSFSVTGPSEPIVAMLGADTVLPCRVYPAMNVENMEIRWFRNQFSEAVFVYQNGMEQVGEQLVDFKGRAELVKDYITEGRVAVRIHSLRVSDNGMYKCFFKKGTDFEEAVLELKVIGIGSGPRVFLVGPEDGGIRLKCTGKGWFPQPEVQWEDVKGKKIPSVSEDETQDDDGLFQIEASLIVRDSSTTQMSCSMKNPFFGQEQAETIFIPESFFPRPSPWKAAFAVTLVILGVSAGAIVYLAWKERQGKKKLSKVEEEKKKESTSKESFKRELARRKELYQQDWRKAELYADWRKEQFKAAAFTLDPKTAHPNLVLSENKQHISLKNNVSQNGDASTHEDQAVSEAIFSVLGDKSFTQRDTERQYWEVEVNTRTEAGSTTRYALGICSETAKREGWFVESPDKNFWVLVHEEGKVIFPNSQKNSPSLRQQPRRIGVFLDWEVGNLSFYNMADGSHIYSFTGVTFCGTLFPYFSLRGTGASLTICSTSDHPENCPDSSPKTSLTHLSSSVPQEANSLL